Proteins encoded in a region of the Oncorhynchus gorbuscha isolate QuinsamMale2020 ecotype Even-year linkage group LG16, OgorEven_v1.0, whole genome shotgun sequence genome:
- the LOC124000672 gene encoding terminal nucleotidyltransferase 5C-like: MELQMDRRFHNLTLEQVQTLDQVLTEVIPIHGRGNFPTLEVRPMDIIHVVKDRLVEREIRVRDIRLNGSTASYVMVRDNGTGYRDLDIIFGVELPRQEDFQVIKEVVLGSLRDLLPHGVNRRKITCLTMKEAYVQKMVKVFNEHDRWSLISLSNNRGKTVGLRFVNSLRRQFEFSVDSFQIILDHMLEAYWETERRQEDQVSITVVAECMYGDFEQAMDHLRFRLIATHNPEEIRGGGLLKYSDLLVRNFRPASETEIKSLERYMCSRFFIDFPDLSEQQRKIEAYLRCHFIGDEETGKYDFLMTLRRVIDDSTVCLMGHERRQTLNMITVLALRVLGEQNAIPNTANITCFYQPAPYMADPIFSSYYIPQAAQPPLLYHTYPLHVHMQTGLV; encoded by the exons ATGGAGCTCCAAATGGATAGAAGATTCCACAACTTGACCCTGGAGCAAGTCCAGACTCTGGACCAGGTGTTGACAGAGGTGATCCCCATCCACGGCCGAGGGAACTTCCCCACCCTGGAGGTGAGACCCATGGACATCATCCATGTAGTAAAGGACCGGCTGGTGGAGAGGGAGATCAGGGTAAGGGACATCCGCCTCAATGGCTCCACCGCCAGCTATGTGATGGTCAGGGACAACGGCACGGGCTACAGAGACCTGGACATCATCTTTGGAGTGGAGCTGCCCAGACAGGAGGACTTCCAGGTTATCAAGGAGGTGGTGCTGGGCAGCCTGCGTGACCTCCTTCCCCATGGGGTCAACAGACGCAAGATCACCTGCCTCACCATGAAGGAGGCCTACGTACAGAAGATGGTCAAGGTCTTCAATGAGCACGACCGCTGGAGCCTAATCTCACTGTCCAATAACCGGGGTAAGACTGTGGGTCTCAGGTTCGTAAATTCCCTGCGACGACAGTTTGAATTCAGTGTGGACTCCTTCCAGATTATATTGGACCATATGCTGGAGGCATAttgggagactgagaggaggcAAGAGGATCA GGTCAGCATCACTGTGGTAGCAGAGTGCATGTACGGTGACTTTGAGCAAGCCATGGATCACCTGCGCTTCCGACTCATTGCCACCCATAACCcagaggagatcagaggaggTGGACTTCTGAAGTACAGTGACCTGCTCGTGAGGAACTTCAGGCCAGCCAGTGAGACAGAGATCAAGTCCCTTGAGCGTTACATGTGCTCCCGCTTCTTTATTGACTTTCCTGACCTCAGCGAGCAGCAGCGCAAAATCGAGGCCTACCTGCGCTGCCACTTTATTGGCGATGAGGAGACGGGCAAATATGACTTTCTGATGACTCTGCGTCGGGTGATAGATGATAGTACTGTGTGTTTGATGGGACATGAGCGGAGGCAGACACTCAATATGATCACGGTCCTGGCTCTGAGGGTGCTGGGGGAACAGAATGCCATTCCCAATACTGCCAACATCACCTGCTTCTACCAGCCTGCACCTTACATGGCTGACCCCATATTCAGCAGCTACTACATTCCCCAGGCAGCACAGCCACCCCTCCTTTACCACACCTACCCTTTACATGTCCACATGCAGACCGGCCTGGTGTAG
- the LOC123999598 gene encoding charged multivesicular body protein 1b-like, with product MSNMDKHLFNLKFSAKELQRNSKKCDKEEKAEKAKVKKAIQKGNVEVARIHAENAIRQKNQSVNFLRMSARIDAVASRVQTAVTMNKVTKSMAGVVKGMDATLKSMNLEKISGLMDKFEHQFETLDVQTAQMEDTMSSTTTLTTPQNQVDSLMHELADEAGLDLNMELPQGQTGSVGTSVASVEQDELSSRLAKLRDQM from the exons ATGTCGAATATGGATA AGCATCTCTTCAATCTCAAGTTTTCAGCCAAAGAACTGCAACGAAACTCTAAGAAATGTGACAAAGAGGAAAAGGCAGAGAAGGCCAAAGTCAAAAAG GCTATCCAAAAAGGAAATGTGGAAGTGGCACGGATCCATGCGGAAAACGCCATCAGACAGAAGAACCAGTCGGTCAACTTCCTTAGGATGAGCGCTCGGATCGATGCAGTGGCCTCCAGAGTCCAAACGGCAGTCACAATGAACAAG GTCACTAAATCTATGGCTGGAGTGGTGAAAGGCATGGATGCCACACTGAAGAGTATGAACCTGGAGAAG ATCTCAGGCCTCATGGACAAGTTTGAACATCAATTTGAGACATTGGATGTGCAGACAGCCCAAATGGAGGACACCATGAGTAGCACAACCACACTTACCACACCACAG AATCAAGTGGATTCACTGATGCACGAATTGGCTGATGAAGCAGG TTTGGACCTGAACATGGAGCTCCCACAGGGGCAGACTGGATCAGTGGGCACCAGCGTAGCATCAGTAGAGCAg GATGAACTGTCTTCAAGGCTTGCCAAACTCCGAGACCAAATGTAA